The following proteins come from a genomic window of Lolium rigidum isolate FL_2022 chromosome 5, APGP_CSIRO_Lrig_0.1, whole genome shotgun sequence:
- the LOC124655813 gene encoding uncharacterized protein LOC124655813, translated as MRKGVQKVKKLASLVSKKDGKASGSGLRRPASPPRPEVQPRQRGRRPVSPRAAPLRRPRSRRLATHPPEEQQVEEEHPREEEVHSRQEEEVPEDLMHPVFFVRPTMCYRQEVDSRQWDPPEEGEEFVDPDEELRKILPGSRPVYCRGISSLPDLDDWLNTAGKIVLIATGERTFEYKDDVKPPRVYSSILGCLVRKHFPGFIPVSKILGSQCVAWTWKHYMYAKDPEGEFDNAQQRVLDDFWKYFAPDPEHRLLCYSVANAVATKQVRDMHYEGRVWCVRNWYAEMRKIRITKKKARQITMEPWQYLQVPPQYVGLANKEVFESMVRYWTSKEFKKKHDNGVKRKAEMGHRGCHRQGSLSLAGHIQKERRETKVEPSFFTVWKRTRTLDEPDPDRKGSMWVSDGSELRHTEYCKKLGEMHGTDVDPLGVPFDPEVAVLAGQGKRNGRLWIGDGCIHPATIPSIRQLRRGRDELRSSNRDPSHAFECSYAKNPGMSFILGHLHFITSFPL; from the exons ATGAGAAAGGGCGTCCAAAAAGTCAAGAAGTTGGCATCTCTTGTGAGCAAGAAGGATGGGAAAGCTTCAGGATCAGGACTTCGCCGGCCAGCTAGTCCTCCACGACCCGAGGTGCAGCCACGTCAGAGAGGTAGACGGCCAGTTAGTCCTCGAGCTGCGCCGCTGCGACGCCCGAGGAGTAGACGGCTAGCAACTCACCCACCCGAGGAGCAGCAAGTGGAGGAGGAGCACCCGAGGGAGGAGGAGGTGCACTCgaggcaggaggaggaggtgcccGAGGATCTGATGCACCCGGTCTTTTTCGTACGGCCCACGATGTGCTATCGTCAGGAG GTGGACTCGAGGCAGTGGGACCCGCCGGAGGAGGGCGAGGAGTTTGTTGATCCTGATGAGGAGTTGCGCAAGATATTGCCAGGGTCACGTCCTGTCTATTGTCGTGGGATTTCGTCCCTCCCCGATTTGGACGACTGGCTCAACACTGCTGGTAAGATCGTGCTCATAGCAACAGGTGAAAG GACATTCGAGTATAAGGATGACGTCAAGCCGCCACGCGTCTACTCGAGCATTCTTGGATGCCTCGTAAGGAAGCACTTCCCTGGGTTTATACCTGTGTCTAAAATCCTTGGTAGCCAGTGTGTAGCTTGGACATGGAAGCACTACATGTACGCAAAGGATCCGGAAGGCGAGTTCGATAATGCCCAGCAGAGAGTTCTCGACGATTTCTGG AAATACTTTGCACCAGACCCGGAGCACCGTCTTCTTTGCTACTCTGTGGCTAACGCCGTTGCGACGAAGCAAGTCCGAGACATGCACTACGAGGGTCGTGTGTGGTGCGTTCGCAACTGGTACGCTGAGATGCGCAAGATCCGCATAACTAAGAAAAAAGCCCGTCAGATTACCATGGAGCCGTGGCAGTATCTGCAG GTGCCACCTCAGTACGTAGGATTGGCCAACAAAGAAGTCTTCGAGTCGATGGTACGGTATTGGACAAGTAAAGagttcaagaagaaacatgacaatGGTGTGAAACGGAAAGCAGAGATGGGCCATCGTGGATGCCACCGCCAAGGCAGCCTCTCCCTCGCCGGTCATATTCAAAAGGAG AGAAGGGAGACAAAGGTGGAGCCTAGCTTTTTTACAGTTTGGAAGAGGACACGCACCCTCGACGAGCCGGACCCCGACCGTAAGGGGTCGATGTGGGTGAGTGATGGATCTGAGCTCCGGCATACGGAGTACTGCAAGAAGTTGGGGGAGATGCATGGCACAGACGTGGACCCCCTCGGTGTCCCCTTTGACCCTGAGGTTGCCGTGCTAGCGGGACAGGGCAAGAGGAATGGTCGCTTATGGATTGGTGACGGTTGCATCCATCCTGCGACCATTCCATCTATCCGCCAGCTCCGTCGTGGCAGGGACGAGCTCCGATCCTCAAATAGAGACCCGTCCCACGCCTTCGAGTGTAGCTATGCAAAGAATCCAGGTATGTCCTTCATCCTTGGTCATCTACATTTCATTACAAGTTTTCCATTGTAA